The Georgenia faecalis genome includes a window with the following:
- a CDS encoding Na+/H+ antiporter subunit A, with the protein MLQLLIVHFVVAMVAPACVKVWGRRFFAVLALVPASAAVWALTQTSAVLSGDHPTQSVSWVSALDLNLDFRLDPLSWLMVLLVGGVGALVLLYCAAYFSSTAKGLGRFAGVFVAFAGAMLGLVTTDNTLLLYVFWELTTVFSFLLIGHYHDRQNSRRAAIQAIVITTLGGLAMLAGLIALGEAPGGSYRLSELAASPPTGGIVPAAIVLVLLGAVSKSALVPFHFWLPAAMAAPTPVSAYLHAAAMVKAGVYLVARLAPGYAELPVWQWTVLTLGLGTLLLGGWRALRQHDLKLLLAFGTVSQLGLIIVLVGSDHRAVALAGLAMIAAHAMFKACLFLVVGIIDWSVGTRDLRELSGVARRMPLSTISAVVATASMIGIPPLAGYVAKEAALEALSHDAGPAEVVTLVAVVLGSILTTAYGLRFLWGAFATKPGVPAREAKRTSRLIVASPVVLAALSLAVGLTPGMTERVLAPFADTYRVGEPGHLTLWAGFGTPVLLTAVILGAGALLFAGRTRMERFQEAVAPPGSAQDAYRSTMRALDNLAADVTALTQRGSLPAYLSTILGTTVVLAGGAALMRATLPEQVRAWDSGVQAVVVALIVVVAFLAARARRRLKAVVLLGCVGYGVAILFELHGAPDLALTQVLVETVTLVVFVLVLRRLPAYFSNRPLAFSRWWRAAVGVAAGLLFAGLAMVAAGSRVDAPVSESFPAEAYEFGYGKNVVNVTLVDIRAWDTMGELSVLLVAATGIASLVFLRARSGGIDRTAQLSRAAVRPVVWGRDEPDRAAALRRPPGSDTPAAELRAPGRNREWLTGGATLAPQRRSVIFEVGTRLVFHTMLVFSLYLLFAGHNAPGGGFAGGLVAGVALTVRYLAGGRYELGEAMPIQAGWLLGIGLFLSAGVGAAPLLVGGDVLQSTVIDADLGPFGELHLVTTLFFDMGVYLVVVGLILDILRSLGAEVDRQGELEGNAAPDVAYDSPQPTIDDAALAGAPVGAPPGTDGGTR; encoded by the coding sequence GTGCTGCAGTTGCTGATCGTCCACTTCGTGGTGGCGATGGTCGCGCCTGCATGCGTCAAGGTCTGGGGGCGCCGGTTCTTCGCGGTGCTCGCCCTCGTGCCGGCGTCCGCCGCCGTGTGGGCGCTGACGCAGACGTCGGCGGTCCTCTCCGGCGATCACCCCACCCAGTCGGTGAGCTGGGTGAGCGCGCTCGACCTCAACCTCGACTTCCGCCTCGACCCGCTCTCGTGGCTCATGGTGCTCCTCGTCGGCGGTGTGGGTGCGCTGGTGCTCCTCTACTGCGCCGCGTACTTCTCGTCCACGGCGAAGGGCCTCGGCCGGTTCGCGGGCGTCTTCGTCGCGTTCGCGGGCGCCATGCTCGGCCTCGTCACGACCGACAACACGCTCCTGCTCTACGTGTTCTGGGAGCTCACCACCGTCTTCTCCTTCCTGCTCATCGGCCACTACCACGACCGGCAGAACTCCCGGCGGGCCGCTATCCAGGCCATCGTCATCACCACCCTGGGCGGCCTGGCCATGCTGGCCGGCCTCATCGCGCTGGGGGAGGCACCCGGCGGGAGCTACCGCCTCAGCGAGCTCGCCGCCTCCCCGCCGACCGGCGGGATCGTGCCCGCCGCGATCGTCCTGGTCCTCCTCGGGGCGGTGAGCAAGTCCGCGCTGGTGCCGTTCCACTTCTGGCTGCCCGCGGCCATGGCGGCCCCGACGCCGGTGAGCGCGTACCTGCACGCGGCCGCCATGGTCAAGGCCGGCGTGTACCTCGTCGCGCGCCTGGCGCCGGGCTACGCCGAGCTGCCGGTGTGGCAGTGGACGGTGCTCACGCTCGGCCTCGGCACGCTGCTCCTCGGGGGCTGGCGCGCCCTGCGCCAGCACGACCTCAAGCTGCTCCTCGCGTTCGGCACCGTCAGCCAGCTCGGCCTCATCATCGTCCTCGTCGGCTCCGACCACCGGGCCGTGGCCCTCGCCGGCCTCGCGATGATCGCCGCGCACGCCATGTTCAAGGCGTGCCTCTTCCTCGTCGTCGGCATCATCGACTGGTCGGTCGGCACCCGCGACCTGCGCGAGCTCAGCGGCGTGGCGCGCCGGATGCCGCTCTCGACGATCAGCGCGGTCGTCGCCACCGCCTCCATGATCGGGATCCCGCCGCTGGCGGGCTACGTGGCCAAGGAGGCCGCGCTCGAGGCGCTGAGCCACGACGCCGGTCCCGCCGAGGTCGTCACGCTCGTCGCCGTCGTCCTCGGGTCGATCCTCACCACGGCCTACGGCCTGCGCTTCCTCTGGGGCGCCTTCGCCACGAAGCCGGGGGTCCCGGCCCGGGAGGCGAAGCGCACCTCGCGCCTCATCGTCGCCTCGCCGGTGGTCCTGGCGGCCCTGAGCCTGGCCGTCGGGCTCACCCCCGGCATGACCGAGCGCGTCCTCGCCCCGTTCGCCGACACCTACCGGGTGGGGGAGCCGGGGCACCTCACCCTGTGGGCCGGGTTCGGCACGCCGGTCCTGCTCACCGCCGTCATCCTCGGTGCCGGCGCCCTCCTGTTCGCCGGCCGCACGCGGATGGAGCGCTTCCAGGAGGCCGTGGCCCCGCCGGGCAGCGCGCAGGACGCCTACCGGAGCACGATGCGCGCCCTCGACAACCTGGCTGCCGACGTCACCGCCCTCACCCAGCGAGGCTCGCTGCCTGCCTACCTCTCCACCATCCTCGGGACCACCGTCGTCCTCGCCGGTGGTGCCGCGCTCATGCGCGCCACGCTTCCCGAGCAGGTGCGGGCCTGGGACAGCGGGGTCCAGGCCGTTGTCGTCGCGCTCATCGTCGTCGTCGCCTTCCTCGCCGCCCGCGCCCGCCGCCGCCTCAAGGCGGTGGTGCTCCTCGGCTGCGTGGGGTACGGCGTCGCCATCCTCTTCGAGCTGCACGGCGCCCCGGACCTGGCGCTCACCCAGGTGCTCGTCGAGACGGTGACCCTCGTCGTCTTCGTCCTCGTCCTGCGCCGGCTGCCCGCCTACTTCTCCAACCGCCCGCTGGCCTTCTCGCGGTGGTGGCGTGCCGCCGTCGGCGTGGCCGCCGGCCTGCTCTTCGCCGGGCTGGCCATGGTCGCGGCCGGCTCCCGGGTGGACGCCCCGGTCTCGGAGAGCTTCCCCGCGGAGGCGTACGAGTTCGGGTACGGCAAGAACGTCGTCAACGTCACCCTGGTCGACATCCGCGCCTGGGACACCATGGGCGAGCTCTCCGTGCTCCTCGTGGCCGCCACCGGCATCGCCTCCCTGGTCTTCCTCCGGGCCCGCTCCGGCGGCATCGACCGCACCGCGCAGCTCTCCCGCGCCGCGGTGCGCCCCGTCGTGTGGGGCCGCGACGAGCCCGACCGTGCCGCGGCCCTGCGCCGCCCGCCCGGCTCCGACACCCCGGCGGCCGAGCTGCGCGCCCCCGGCCGGAACCGCGAGTGGCTCACCGGCGGAGCGACGCTGGCGCCCCAGCGCCGCTCGGTGATCTTCGAGGTCGGCACGCGGCTGGTGTTCCACACCATGCTCGTCTTCTCGCTCTACCTGCTCTTCGCCGGGCACAACGCCCCGGGCGGCGGGTTCGCCGGTGGCCTCGTCGCCGGCGTCGCCCTCACGGTGCGGTACCTGGCGGGCGGGCGCTACGAGCTCGGCGAGGCCATGCCGATCCAGGCCGGCTGGCTCCTCGGCATCGGGCTGTTCCTCTCCGCCGGCGTCGGTGCGGCGCCGCTGCTCGTCGGCGGGGACGTCCTGCAGTCGACGGTCATCGACGCCGACCTCGGCCCGTTCGGCGAGCTGCACCTCGTGACGACGCTGTTCTTCGACATGGGCGTCTACCTCGTCGTCGTCGGCCTCATCCTCGACATCCTCCGCAGCCTCGGCGCGGAGGTCGACCGCCAGGGTGAGCTCGAGGGCAACGCGGCACCCGACGTCGCCTACGACTCCCCGCAGCCCACGATCGACGACGCCGCCCTCGCCGGTGCGCCCGTCGGCGCCCCGCCCGGGACCGACGGAGGCACCCGATGA
- a CDS encoding DUF2382 domain-containing protein, whose amino-acid sequence MITTAQISEILGGHVVGNDGDKIGKVEQVYLDDVTGEPSWVTVKTGLFGSSESFVPLDAATVEGENVRVPYDKHKVKDAPRIDDADQSLSPQEEDELYAYYGVGTTGTTGTTGTTGTVGTTGTTGTTATTGTGDVAGTSRTDRRADDDASVVLSEEEVNVGTRRREAGRVRLRKYVVTEQVTKTVPVQREEVRIEREPISEADGVRVEDFGDDEAVVTLHEDEVVVDKKARAVERVSLGTETVTDQQTVTEEVRKERADTDVDGDTTRH is encoded by the coding sequence ATGATCACCACCGCACAGATCTCCGAGATCCTCGGCGGCCACGTCGTCGGCAACGACGGCGACAAGATCGGCAAGGTCGAGCAGGTCTACCTCGACGACGTCACCGGCGAGCCGAGCTGGGTGACCGTCAAGACGGGGCTGTTCGGCTCGAGCGAGTCCTTCGTCCCGTTGGACGCCGCCACCGTCGAGGGGGAGAACGTCCGCGTCCCCTACGACAAGCACAAGGTCAAGGACGCGCCGCGCATCGACGACGCCGACCAGTCGCTCTCCCCTCAGGAGGAGGACGAGCTCTACGCCTACTACGGCGTCGGCACGACGGGCACCACCGGCACGACGGGGACGACGGGGACCGTCGGCACGACGGGCACCACCGGCACGACAGCGACGACCGGCACCGGCGACGTGGCCGGGACCAGCCGGACCGACCGCCGCGCGGACGACGACGCCTCGGTGGTCCTGTCCGAGGAGGAGGTGAACGTGGGCACCCGCCGGCGGGAGGCCGGGCGCGTCCGCCTGCGCAAGTACGTCGTCACCGAGCAGGTGACGAAGACGGTCCCCGTCCAGCGCGAGGAGGTCCGCATCGAGCGCGAGCCCATCTCCGAGGCGGACGGCGTCCGCGTCGAGGACTTCGGTGACGACGAGGCCGTCGTGACCCTCCACGAGGACGAGGTCGTCGTGGACAAGAAGGCCCGGGCGGTCGAGCGCGTGAGCCTCGGGACCGAGACGGTCACCGACCAGCAGACCGTGACCGAGGAGGTCCGCAAGGAGCGGGCGGACACCGACGTCGACGGTGACACCACCCGCCACTGA
- a CDS encoding phage holin family protein — translation MVGTITRDISTLMRQEVELAKVELKQSATQAGKGAGLFAGAGVAGNYVLLFLSLALWWVLGAWIGDGDAVPALGWSALIVAIIWAVIAAVLASMGRKEAKRAKGMPQTADTVKKIPDALKGQEHA, via the coding sequence ATCGTCGGCACGATCACGCGGGACATCTCCACCCTCATGCGCCAGGAGGTCGAGCTCGCCAAGGTCGAGCTCAAGCAGAGCGCCACCCAGGCAGGCAAGGGCGCCGGGCTGTTCGCCGGCGCCGGCGTGGCCGGGAACTACGTCCTGCTGTTCCTCTCCCTCGCCCTGTGGTGGGTGCTCGGCGCGTGGATCGGTGACGGGGACGCCGTACCGGCCCTCGGCTGGTCCGCACTCATCGTCGCCATCATCTGGGCCGTCATCGCCGCCGTGCTGGCGTCGATGGGCCGCAAGGAAGCCAAGCGCGCCAAGGGCATGCCGCAGACCGCGGACACCGTGAAGAAGATCCCGGACGCTCTCAAAGGACAGGAGCACGCATGA
- a CDS encoding DUF3618 domain-containing protein, with protein sequence MTTNDPDAIRADIERTRAELSENVDALTDKVSPGKIAQRQTDKVKDAVGGVKEKVFGTASDAKDKVFGAASGATDTVREKAGSMREGAGNTAGSLTGTARNAPSSVKAQAQGNPLAAGLVAFGVGLLVASLIPSSEKERTAVAQAKDSDALQGATEAAKGLARETAEQFKEPAQQAVQSVKETAQEGAAAVKDEGASAAQDVKGQAQDAKDTVQESRQS encoded by the coding sequence ATGACCACCAACGACCCGGACGCGATCCGCGCTGACATCGAGCGGACGCGCGCGGAGCTCAGCGAGAACGTCGACGCGCTCACCGACAAGGTGAGCCCCGGCAAGATCGCCCAGCGACAGACGGACAAGGTCAAGGACGCCGTCGGCGGCGTCAAGGAGAAGGTGTTCGGGACCGCCTCGGACGCCAAGGACAAGGTGTTCGGTGCCGCCTCAGGCGCCACGGACACCGTTCGGGAGAAGGCAGGCAGCATGCGTGAGGGTGCAGGGAACACGGCCGGCTCGCTGACCGGCACGGCGCGGAACGCCCCGTCGTCGGTCAAGGCGCAGGCGCAGGGCAACCCCCTCGCCGCGGGCCTCGTCGCCTTCGGCGTCGGCCTGCTCGTCGCCTCGCTCATCCCGTCCTCCGAGAAGGAGCGCACCGCCGTCGCGCAGGCCAAGGACAGCGACGCCCTCCAGGGCGCGACCGAGGCCGCGAAGGGACTGGCGCGCGAGACCGCGGAGCAGTTCAAGGAGCCGGCGCAGCAGGCCGTGCAGTCGGTGAAGGAGACGGCCCAGGAGGGTGCTGCGGCCGTCAAGGACGAGGGCGCCTCCGCCGCCCAGGACGTCAAGGGCCAGGCCCAGGACGCCAAGGACACCGTCCAGGAGTCGCGCCAGAGCTAG